From the genome of Triticum aestivum cultivar Chinese Spring chromosome 3B, IWGSC CS RefSeq v2.1, whole genome shotgun sequence, one region includes:
- the LOC123068895 gene encoding F-box/LRR-repeat protein At4g29420 isoform X2 yields MSDVVDPLDSLPSAILADVLGRVADAGDIAASRLASRALLAASYQCPRVRLSAAARARRLRGRGGGDGATAFRLAAANVASLLGPHLRSLALDASQGHGCPDQAIWAKHVEFDDANDLHLTSGESVAAWAATAAGPALREVDIADFWPQSCWRKAEALPVISRLCRNELYEAVEPELFSRATEVKLSPRFSYELMRRIVFSMTSYDCRSCLRKLLVHMPPSILTTCPFIPLVNNCAPSCEVTVLFHADSSDATRQAAASSWPLRFPEITWQWGTWQ; encoded by the exons ATGTCGGACGTCGTCGATCCCCTCGACTCCCTCCCCTCGGCGATCCTCGCCGATGTCCTCGGCCGCGTCGCGGACGCCGGGGACATCGCGGCTTCCCGCCTCGCCTCGCGCGCGCTCCTCGCCGCCTCGTACCAGTGCCCCCGCGTCCGCCTCAGCGCGGCCGCCCGCGCGCGCCGCCTCCGCGGGCGCGGGGGTGGGGATGGCGCGACCGCCTTCCGCTTGGCCGCCGCGAACGTCGCCTCGCTCCTCGGGCCGCACCTTCGCTCCCTCGCGCTCGACGCGTCCCAAGGACATGGTTGCCCCGATCAAGCGATTTGGGCGAAGCACGTGGAGTTCGACGATGCCAACGACCTGCACCTCACCAGCGGCGAGTCCGTGGCGGCGTGGGCGGCCACTGCCGCTGGCCCCGCCCTCCGGGAGGTGGACATCGCCGACTTCTGGCCGCAGTCGTGCTGGCGGAAGGCGGAGGCGCTGCCCGTCATCTCCCGTTTAT GCCGCAATGAACTTTACGAAGCGGTGGAGCCAGAGCTGTTTTCAAGAGCCACCGAAGTGAAGCTGTCGCCGAGGTTTTCATATGAACTGATGAGGCGCATTGTGTTCTCCATGACCAGTTATGACTGCCGAAGCTGCTTGAGGAAGCTTCTGGTTCATATGCCACCATCTATCCTTACTACCTGCCCATTCATACCCTTGGTTAACAACTGCGCGCCATCGTGCGAGGTGACTGTTCTTTTCCATGCTGATTCCAGTGACGCCACTCGCCAAGCTGCAGCATCCTCTTGGCCGCTGCGTTTTCCAGAGATCACTTGGCAATGGGGTACTTGGCAGTAA
- the LOC123068895 gene encoding F-box/LRR-repeat protein At4g29420 isoform X1 has product MSDVVDPLDSLPSAILADVLGRVADAGDIAASRLASRALLAASYQCPRVRLSAAARARRLRGRGGGDGATAFRLAAANVASLLGPHLRSLALDASQGHGCPDQAIWAKHVEFDDANDLHLTSGESVAAWAATAAGPALREVDIADFWPQSCWRKAEALPVISRLCHNLSTLRLRKAWLSVDGLRIMPNLTHLALESIRLDDENLSTLNECFPCLHTLNLIGVGGLKNPKIHLPQLTKCHWEVSDVPRSLAIHAPNLVYLELKCVRPGILILNTPSVSTLKLTIDKLGPTVQVDGLVNLKNLRIESSDLNSLLRLFSESRDVRTLDLELPAFAGRNELYEAVEPELFSRATEVKLSPRFSYELMRRIVFSMTSYDCRSCLRKLLVHMPPSILTTCPFIPLVNNCAPSCEVTVLFHADSSDATRQAAASSWPLRFPEITWQWGTWQ; this is encoded by the exons ATGTCGGACGTCGTCGATCCCCTCGACTCCCTCCCCTCGGCGATCCTCGCCGATGTCCTCGGCCGCGTCGCGGACGCCGGGGACATCGCGGCTTCCCGCCTCGCCTCGCGCGCGCTCCTCGCCGCCTCGTACCAGTGCCCCCGCGTCCGCCTCAGCGCGGCCGCCCGCGCGCGCCGCCTCCGCGGGCGCGGGGGTGGGGATGGCGCGACCGCCTTCCGCTTGGCCGCCGCGAACGTCGCCTCGCTCCTCGGGCCGCACCTTCGCTCCCTCGCGCTCGACGCGTCCCAAGGACATGGTTGCCCCGATCAAGCGATTTGGGCGAAGCACGTGGAGTTCGACGATGCCAACGACCTGCACCTCACCAGCGGCGAGTCCGTGGCGGCGTGGGCGGCCACTGCCGCTGGCCCCGCCCTCCGGGAGGTGGACATCGCCGACTTCTGGCCGCAGTCGTGCTGGCGGAAGGCGGAGGCGCTGCCCGTCATCTCCCGTTTAT GTCATAATCTTTCAACACTGAGGCTGAGAAAGGCATGGCTATCTGTTGATGGGCTCAGGATAATGCCAAATCTGACTCATCTGGCACTTGAGTCCATTAGATTAGATGACGAGAACCTCAGCACATTGAATGAGTGCTTCCCTTGCCTTCATACTCTCAATCTTATTGGAGTTGGGGGGCTCAAGAACCCCAAGATTCACCTTCCTCAGCTGACGAAATGCCACTGGGAGGTATCCGATGTTCCACGGTCTTTAGCTATCCATGCCCCTAACTTGGTTTATCTTGAGTTGAAATGTGTTCGACCAGGAATCCTCATTCTAAACACTCCATCCGTGTCCACTCTCAAACTCACCATTGATAAACTTGGCCCTACCGTCCAAGTTGATGGCCTTGTAAATCTGAAAAACCTTCGGATAGAGTCATCGGATCTAAATTCCCTCTTGAGGCTGTTTTCAGAGAGTCGAGATGTCAGGACACTAGATCTTGAGCTACCTGCTTTTGCAGGCCGCAATGAACTTTACGAAGCGGTGGAGCCAGAGCTGTTTTCAAGAGCCACCGAAGTGAAGCTGTCGCCGAGGTTTTCATATGAACTGATGAGGCGCATTGTGTTCTCCATGACCAGTTATGACTGCCGAAGCTGCTTGAGGAAGCTTCTGGTTCATATGCCACCATCTATCCTTACTACCTGCCCATTCATACCCTTGGTTAACAACTGCGCGCCATCGTGCGAGGTGACTGTTCTTTTCCATGCTGATTCCAGTGACGCCACTCGCCAAGCTGCAGCATCCTCTTGGCCGCTGCGTTTTCCAGAGATCACTTGGCAATGGGGTACTTGGCAGTAA
- the LOC123064985 gene encoding uncharacterized protein — protein sequence MEPQSPGSPASPGKPLAPELPEPYAEMRPLDVAPDEEAAVKPDRRTSSASSSSSRASSAGCVFQVDASEMRTPLVEAAADGDDDHADAGPAAQAKLPEDWASFSERSTGGGTVSAAPEAQTMAKPAVEGFNPDRIPASIFQPKPGAQADWSIASNESLFSIHGASLSISDDLYAPSRSHFDYFYDEAMAAGGSGYTDGKLPPLAEVPGSAMSDASEGRAIRRHESGSIGSSSNFSFAFPILAEPSTGTKESMGGYQQLQKEHEQSPPRPSNRKSQFEEMTTEEERRPQKAGWCWCGECCWLACSWPTCCCQWRWRCCSCPTCCQCSWCL from the exons ATGGAGCCCCAGTCGCCCGGCTCGCCGGCCTCTCCGGGCAAGCCGTTGGCGCCGGAGCTGCCCGAGCCTTATGCGGAAATGCGGCCGTTGGACGTGGCGCCGGACGAGGAGGCCGCGGTCAAGCCGGACCGGCGGACATCATCGGCGTCTTCTTCTTCGTCGAGGGCGTCCTCGGCCGGGTGCGTTTTCCAGGTCGACGCGTCCGAGATGCGCACCCCGTTGGTTGAGGCAGCGGCAGACGGCGACGACGACCATGCCGACGCCGGTCCGGCCGCGCAGGCGAAGTTGCCCGAGGACTGGGCGTCATTTTCGGAGCGGTCGACCGGCGGAGGCACGGTGTCGGCGGCACCGGAGGCCCAGACGATGGCCAAGCCGGCCGTCGAGGGCTTCAACCCGGACAGGATCCCGGCGTCCATCTTCCAGCCCAAGCCGGGGGCGCAGGCGGACTGGAGCATCGCGTCCAACGAGTCGCTCTTCAGCATCCACGGCGCCAGCCTGAGCATCTCCGACGACTTGTACGCCCCCAGCAGGTCCCACTTCGACTACTTCTACGACGAGGCCATGGCGGCCGGCGGCAGCGGATACACAGACGGGAAGCTGCCGCCGCTCGCGGAGGTGCCGGGCAGCGCGATGTCGGACGCGAGCGAGGGGAGAGCGATCCGGCGGCACGAGAGCGGCTCCATCGGCAGCTCCAGCAACTTCTCCTTCGCCTTCCCAAT ACTGGCCGAGCCATCGACGGGGACGAAGGAGAGCATGGGCGGCTACCAGCAGCTGCAGAAGGAGCACGAGCagtcgccgccgcggccctcgaaCCGCAAGTCGCAGTTCGAGGAGATGACGACGGAGGAGGAGCGGCGGCCGCAGAAGGCCGGGTGGTGCTGGTGCGGGGAGTGCTGCTGGCTCGCCTGCTCCTGGCCCACCTGCTGCTGCCAATGGCGGTGGCGGTGCTGCTCCTGTCCGACCTGCTGCCAGTGCAGCTGGTGCCTCTGA